Proteins encoded by one window of Chondromyces crocatus:
- the tal gene encoding transaldolase, protein MNPIQRLAELGQSVWLDFIDSSLLRGGELERRIRQDGLRGLTSNPTIFQKAIASSNDYDDLIQRASAPDTNEAILERLMVRDLELACDLFRPLYDSSHGVDGLASIEIAPSLARDTAGSIETARRLWNQVERPNLMVKIPGTRDGLPAIEQSLTAGINVNVTLLFSVSRYLEVVEAYFRALEARIAANEPIDRIASVASFFVSRVDAKVDKALDALPSSSEAQGKALRGRIAIANAKIAYEAFEHAYSGERWKRLAAYGARPQRLLWGSTSPKDPHYPDTYYAEALVGAQTVDTMTPECFEAYLDHGDPEPRLEQERAEAHQQLARLKTLGIDLDEVTRTLEDEGVDAFAESFDKAVKSIATKRRQDKAA, encoded by the coding sequence ATGAATCCGATTCAGCGGCTGGCAGAGCTGGGACAGAGTGTCTGGCTCGACTTCATCGACTCTTCATTGCTCCGTGGTGGCGAGCTGGAGCGCAGGATTCGACAGGACGGTCTCCGTGGCCTCACGTCGAATCCGACGATCTTCCAGAAAGCCATTGCGAGCTCCAACGATTACGACGATCTCATCCAGCGCGCCTCGGCGCCGGACACGAACGAGGCCATCCTGGAGCGGCTCATGGTGCGGGACCTCGAGCTGGCGTGCGACCTGTTTCGGCCGCTCTACGACAGCTCTCATGGGGTGGACGGCCTGGCCTCGATCGAGATAGCCCCCTCTCTCGCGCGGGACACCGCCGGATCCATCGAGACGGCACGACGGCTCTGGAACCAGGTCGAGCGGCCCAACCTCATGGTGAAGATCCCTGGCACCCGCGATGGGTTGCCCGCCATCGAGCAGAGCCTCACTGCCGGCATCAACGTCAACGTCACCCTGCTCTTCTCCGTCTCCCGTTACCTCGAGGTGGTGGAGGCGTACTTCCGCGCCCTGGAGGCGCGCATCGCCGCGAACGAGCCCATCGACCGGATCGCCTCCGTGGCGAGCTTCTTCGTCTCGCGGGTCGACGCCAAGGTCGACAAGGCGCTCGACGCCCTCCCCTCGTCGTCGGAAGCGCAGGGCAAGGCGCTGAGAGGTCGCATTGCAATCGCCAATGCGAAGATCGCCTACGAGGCGTTCGAGCATGCCTACTCAGGAGAGCGGTGGAAGAGGCTCGCGGCGTACGGTGCTCGCCCTCAGCGACTCCTGTGGGGGTCGACTTCCCCGAAAGACCCGCACTATCCCGACACCTACTACGCCGAGGCGCTCGTCGGCGCCCAGACGGTCGACACCATGACGCCCGAGTGCTTCGAGGCCTACCTCGACCATGGTGACCCCGAGCCACGGCTGGAGCAGGAGCGCGCTGAAGCGCACCAGCAGCTCGCTCGACTGAAGACGCTGGGGATCGACCTCGACGAGGTGACGCGAACCCTGGAGGACGAAGGGGTCGACGCCTTCGCCGAGTCCTTCGATAAAGCCGTGAAGAGCATCGCCACCAAGCGACGCCAGGACAAGGCAGCCTGA
- a CDS encoding CBS domain-containing protein → MQLPRISATTLMTENPRTVRMSDPISEAVEVLQTLEFRHLPVLDDDQNLVGIVSDRDLRPFLVLYAQDAETVGGALKHGRLPVSSIMSSNVVSVDPEADVTELMELMLEHKIGAVPVVDGDGMLVGIVSYVDLLRGLLS, encoded by the coding sequence ATGCAACTCCCTCGGATCAGCGCCACCACCCTCATGACCGAGAATCCACGCACCGTGCGGATGAGTGACCCCATCAGCGAAGCCGTGGAGGTCCTCCAGACGCTGGAGTTCCGTCATTTGCCGGTGCTGGACGACGACCAGAACCTCGTCGGAATCGTGAGCGATCGCGATCTGCGCCCCTTCCTCGTGCTTTACGCCCAGGATGCCGAGACCGTCGGTGGCGCGTTGAAGCACGGACGCCTCCCCGTGTCGTCGATCATGAGCAGCAATGTGGTGAGCGTCGACCCGGAGGCGGACGTGACGGAACTCATGGAGCTCATGCTCGAACACAAGATCGGAGCGGTCCCGGTCGTCGACGGTGACGGCATGCTCGTCGGAATCGTCAGCTACGTCGACCTCCTCCGCGGACTGCTGAGCTGA
- a CDS encoding zinc-dependent alcohol dehydrogenase family protein: MRAMVLDRVGTPLRPAWVPIPDVAPGQVLLRVRACAVCRTDLHVVDGDLPDPKLPLILGHEIVGEVVSCQGRGGRFRPGARVGVPWLGWTCGHCRYCLSERENLCGEARFTGYQLDGGYAEYVVADERFCLDLPDGHADADLAPLLCAGLIGYRTLLAAGDAERLGLYGFGAAAHLIAQVARHEGRKVFAFVRPGDTRAEAFARSLGAVWAGPSTALPPEELDAALIFAPAGELVPAALRAVARGGTVVCGGIHMSAIPSFPYELLWGERVLRSVANLTRRDGEAFLALCSKVPLRTEIVPYPLAEAAIALADLRAGHLTGAAVLTVASDAPA, translated from the coding sequence ATGCGCGCCATGGTCCTCGATCGCGTCGGAACCCCTCTGCGACCCGCCTGGGTCCCGATACCCGACGTCGCTCCCGGGCAGGTGCTCCTGCGGGTCCGGGCGTGCGCCGTCTGCCGCACCGATCTCCACGTCGTCGATGGCGACCTTCCCGATCCGAAGCTCCCGCTGATCCTGGGCCACGAGATCGTGGGTGAGGTCGTCTCCTGCCAGGGGAGGGGAGGGCGCTTCCGGCCCGGCGCGCGCGTCGGCGTCCCGTGGCTCGGCTGGACCTGCGGCCACTGCCGCTACTGCCTCTCCGAGCGAGAGAACCTCTGCGGTGAGGCGCGCTTCACGGGCTACCAGCTCGACGGAGGCTATGCCGAGTACGTCGTCGCCGACGAACGCTTCTGCCTCGACCTGCCGGACGGCCACGCCGACGCCGACCTGGCACCCCTGCTCTGCGCTGGGCTCATCGGTTACCGAACGCTCCTGGCGGCGGGAGACGCCGAGCGACTCGGGCTCTATGGCTTCGGCGCTGCAGCCCACCTCATCGCTCAGGTCGCCAGGCACGAGGGGCGCAAAGTCTTCGCTTTCGTGCGGCCTGGAGACACGCGCGCAGAGGCGTTCGCACGATCCCTCGGGGCCGTCTGGGCTGGCCCCTCGACGGCCCTGCCCCCGGAAGAGCTGGACGCTGCGCTGATCTTCGCGCCCGCGGGGGAACTGGTACCAGCCGCGCTCCGCGCGGTCGCCCGAGGGGGGACCGTCGTCTGCGGCGGCATCCACATGAGCGCCATCCCGTCATTTCCGTACGAGCTGCTCTGGGGAGAGCGGGTCCTCCGCTCTGTCGCCAACCTCACCCGGCGCGACGGCGAAGCGTTCCTCGCCCTGTGCTCCAAGGTGCCCCTTCGCACGGAGATCGTGCCTTACCCCCTGGCCGAGGCCGCCATCGCGCTCGCGGATCTGCGCGCTGGACACCTCACGGGAGCCGCGGTGCTGACGGTGGCGAGTGATGCGCCGGCGTGA
- a CDS encoding phosphoribosyltransferase — protein sequence MLATRLAALRPERPMVVALPRGGVPVAYEIAKALGAPLDVLIARKLGAPRHPELGIGAVAQGGASYVNAEAIAMLGVRREYIEAVTRAELSEIDRRLQAYRGSRPPLDVHERTVIVVDDGLATGATMRAAIRSLRQQKPRSIVLAVPVCAAETASELRREVDEVVCGMIPVDFCAVGLWYRDFTQTTDEEVVRLLEGAEREQAEREGDPHAGVWPQSAPLDPKQPRGRVS from the coding sequence ATGCTCGCCACGCGACTGGCTGCGCTGCGGCCGGAGAGGCCGATGGTCGTCGCTCTCCCACGCGGCGGTGTTCCTGTCGCGTACGAGATCGCGAAGGCCCTCGGGGCCCCGCTGGATGTGTTGATCGCACGGAAGCTGGGTGCTCCGCGTCATCCCGAGCTGGGCATCGGCGCAGTCGCACAGGGAGGCGCGTCCTATGTCAATGCCGAGGCGATCGCGATGCTGGGGGTGAGGCGCGAGTACATCGAGGCGGTCACGCGCGCGGAGCTTTCCGAGATCGACCGGCGTCTACAGGCGTATCGAGGGAGCCGTCCGCCGCTCGACGTGCATGAGCGTACCGTGATCGTCGTCGACGACGGGCTGGCCACCGGGGCGACGATGCGGGCTGCCATCCGGTCGCTGCGCCAGCAGAAACCGAGATCCATCGTGCTGGCCGTTCCCGTCTGCGCGGCAGAGACGGCCTCGGAGCTCCGTCGAGAGGTCGACGAGGTCGTGTGCGGCATGATCCCGGTCGACTTCTGTGCCGTGGGGCTCTGGTATCGGGATTTCACGCAGACGACCGACGAGGAGGTGGTTCGTCTCCTGGAGGGGGCGGAGCGCGAACAGGCGGAGCGCGAGGGGGATCCCCACGCTGGCGTCTGGCCGCAGTCGGCTCCTCTGGATCCCAAACAGCCGCGAGGGAGGGTGTCGTGA
- a CDS encoding class I SAM-dependent methyltransferase — MNDRHDMYAGIGDDYDRTFALLPYREHVEAYSLFRRLGALSGQSVLDLACGTGIFTRALRRWGAARVVGADASEDMVRVAREHEARQPLGIAVVVQDAAQLGDLGAFDCVVAVYLLGYARTRDELFQMARGAFDGLVPGGRLVTYFVNPDLSRIPGYYRKYGIDFFVGPDVRDGDPIDFVLHLGPDATPKLTNHLWSRDTVASVFERAGFTSLRWHLPELSPEGLALHGEAFWADYQDKWPGIFLECRRPIPRT, encoded by the coding sequence ATGAACGATCGGCACGACATGTACGCGGGCATCGGTGACGACTACGATCGAACCTTCGCGCTGCTGCCGTATCGCGAGCACGTCGAGGCCTACTCGCTCTTCCGTCGGCTCGGCGCTCTCTCGGGGCAGTCCGTGCTGGATCTCGCCTGCGGGACCGGCATCTTCACGCGAGCGCTCCGACGGTGGGGCGCGGCACGGGTGGTGGGAGCCGACGCTTCCGAGGACATGGTGCGGGTTGCACGCGAGCATGAGGCGAGGCAGCCCCTGGGCATTGCGGTTGTGGTGCAGGATGCCGCGCAGCTCGGCGACCTCGGCGCGTTCGATTGCGTCGTCGCGGTGTACCTCCTCGGCTATGCGAGGACGCGCGACGAGCTGTTCCAGATGGCTCGTGGCGCCTTCGACGGGCTCGTGCCTGGTGGCCGCCTCGTCACCTATTTCGTGAACCCCGATCTCAGCCGGATCCCGGGATATTACCGCAAGTACGGGATCGACTTTTTCGTCGGGCCCGATGTTCGGGATGGTGATCCCATCGATTTCGTCCTTCACCTGGGGCCCGACGCGACGCCGAAGCTCACGAATCACCTCTGGAGCCGGGACACCGTCGCCTCCGTCTTCGAGCGCGCTGGCTTCACATCGCTCCGCTGGCACCTTCCGGAGCTGTCGCCTGAAGGGCTCGCTCTGCATGGCGAAGCCTTCTGGGCTGACTACCAGGACAAGTGGCCAGGAATCTTCCTCGAATGCAGGCGCCCGATCCCTCGAACATGA
- a CDS encoding Hsp20/alpha crystallin family protein codes for MANMIRKGERGPGSLVRSNDPLRMDPLQMMRDLFRWDPFREMQPMGTLAERVFNPEVEFKETKDAYLCKADLPGIQEKDLEISVTGNRLHIRGRREEEETHEEDRYYAYERSYGSFSRSFTLPEGANADEVTAELKDGVLDIRIPKRADVQARRVSLQSPREQQEKGKVEDKKKAA; via the coding sequence ATGGCAAACATGATTCGCAAGGGAGAACGTGGGCCTGGCTCCTTGGTGCGCAGCAACGATCCCCTTCGAATGGATCCGCTCCAGATGATGCGCGACCTGTTCCGCTGGGACCCCTTCCGGGAGATGCAGCCCATGGGTACCCTGGCAGAGCGCGTCTTCAACCCCGAGGTGGAGTTCAAGGAGACGAAGGACGCGTACCTCTGCAAGGCGGATCTACCTGGTATCCAGGAAAAGGATCTCGAGATCTCCGTCACCGGGAATCGGCTCCACATCCGTGGGCGGCGCGAGGAAGAGGAGACCCATGAAGAGGACCGGTACTACGCCTACGAGCGCAGCTACGGCAGCTTCAGCCGCTCGTTCACCCTGCCGGAGGGGGCCAATGCGGACGAGGTCACGGCCGAGCTGAAGGACGGCGTGCTCGACATTCGCATTCCGAAACGGGCCGACGTGCAAGCGCGTCGCGTCTCGTTGCAGTCGCCCCGAGAGCAGCAAGAAAAGGGGAAGGTCGAGGACAAGAAGAAGGCCGCTTGA
- a CDS encoding erythromycin esterase family protein, which translates to MLRHDRFAERGLEHVERLVDQLRPLARPLSTDRDLDPLMARIGDARFVLLGEASHGTSEFYTWRTRLTQRLIREKGFHLIAVEGDWPDCHRVDRYVKGRPGAGRSAREVLHAFDRWPTWMWANREVEALIAWLREHNGGLPDERRVGFYGLDVYSLWDSMRAVIAYLDRVDPGAGRRARHAYECFAPFSEDEQQYARATVLVPTSCEDEVIEALVELRKHAPAYRGHDDEAYFDAEQNALTVKNAELYYRTMVRGGSASWNVRDGHMVETLERLLRFHGPTTKAIVWEHNTHIGDARFTDMADQGEVNVGQILRQRHEGEGVVLVGFSTYRGTVIAGEEWGAPMKRMLVPPGRPGSYEDVFHRLGGDDRLLLLGDAPATPELLEPRGHRAIGVVYHPQYEQYGNYVPTVLPRRYDAMLFIEESRALAPLHLVERHEPEVPETYPTGM; encoded by the coding sequence ATGCTCCGTCACGACCGCTTCGCCGAACGCGGGCTCGAACACGTGGAGCGCCTCGTGGACCAGCTTCGGCCTCTGGCGCGCCCTCTGTCGACTGACCGGGACCTCGACCCACTCATGGCGCGGATCGGCGACGCGCGCTTCGTCCTGCTGGGCGAGGCATCGCACGGCACCTCCGAGTTTTACACCTGGCGGACCAGGCTCACGCAGCGGCTCATCCGGGAGAAGGGGTTCCACCTGATCGCCGTCGAGGGCGACTGGCCGGACTGTCATCGCGTCGACCGCTACGTCAAGGGGCGCCCAGGGGCTGGCCGAAGCGCGCGCGAGGTGCTCCACGCGTTCGACCGCTGGCCGACCTGGATGTGGGCCAACCGGGAGGTGGAGGCCCTGATCGCGTGGCTTCGCGAGCACAACGGCGGGCTGCCCGACGAGCGGCGCGTCGGCTTCTACGGCCTCGACGTCTACAGCTTGTGGGATTCGATGAGGGCCGTGATCGCGTACCTCGACCGCGTGGATCCGGGCGCGGGGCGCCGGGCCCGCCACGCCTACGAGTGCTTCGCGCCGTTCTCGGAAGATGAGCAGCAATACGCTCGGGCAACGGTGCTCGTGCCGACCTCGTGCGAAGACGAGGTCATCGAGGCGCTCGTCGAGCTGCGCAAGCATGCGCCCGCCTACCGCGGGCACGACGACGAGGCCTACTTCGACGCCGAGCAGAACGCGCTGACGGTGAAGAACGCCGAACTCTACTACAGGACCATGGTCCGGGGCGGTTCGGCGAGCTGGAACGTCCGCGATGGTCACATGGTCGAGACCCTCGAACGTCTCCTGCGGTTCCACGGTCCGACGACCAAGGCCATCGTGTGGGAGCACAACACGCACATCGGGGATGCCCGCTTCACCGACATGGCGGACCAAGGCGAGGTCAACGTGGGGCAGATCCTGCGGCAGCGCCACGAGGGCGAAGGCGTCGTGCTGGTCGGCTTTTCCACGTACCGCGGGACGGTGATCGCGGGGGAGGAATGGGGAGCGCCGATGAAGCGAATGCTCGTCCCCCCGGGGCGCCCTGGTAGCTACGAGGACGTGTTCCACCGGCTGGGCGGGGACGACAGGCTCCTGCTGCTCGGCGACGCCCCCGCGACGCCCGAGCTGCTGGAGCCGCGTGGTCACCGCGCGATCGGAGTCGTCTACCACCCTCAGTACGAGCAGTACGGCAACTATGTGCCGACGGTCCTACCTCGGCGCTACGACGCGATGCTGTTCATCGAGGAGAGCCGGGCGCTGGCGCCGCTACACCTGGTGGAGCGCCACGAACCGGAGGTCCCGGAGACCTATCCGACGGGCATGTGA
- a CDS encoding dienelactone hydrolase family protein, which yields MARQTEALNQAHLVSVPLSGVILEGDLVVPRDPLGIVLFAHGSGSGRHSPRNRFVARALQRVHLATLLLDLLTVEEEELDQATGHLRFDIGLLASRLMGTTDWLVRTAETSGLSIGYFGASTGGGAALAAAAERPREVQAVVSRGGRPDLAAHALPRVQAPTLLIVGSKDHPVIDMNRAAMARMRAPAQLEIVPGASHLFEEAGTLEQVARLAASWFTRFLAQKTHRVASAHR from the coding sequence ATGGCACGCCAGACGGAGGCCCTGAACCAAGCGCACCTCGTGTCGGTGCCTCTCTCCGGCGTCATCCTCGAAGGCGATCTCGTGGTCCCACGGGATCCGCTGGGCATCGTGCTCTTCGCGCATGGCAGCGGATCGGGCCGCCACAGTCCGCGCAACCGGTTCGTCGCCAGAGCGCTGCAGCGGGTCCACCTCGCCACGCTCCTGCTCGATCTGCTGACGGTCGAGGAGGAGGAGCTCGACCAGGCGACGGGGCACCTGCGCTTCGACATCGGGCTGCTCGCGTCTCGGCTGATGGGGACCACCGACTGGCTAGTGCGCACAGCCGAGACGAGCGGCCTGTCCATCGGCTACTTCGGAGCCAGCACGGGGGGCGGCGCTGCGCTGGCGGCTGCCGCCGAGCGCCCTCGGGAGGTCCAGGCCGTGGTGTCACGGGGGGGTCGGCCCGACCTCGCCGCCCATGCGCTCCCGCGCGTGCAGGCGCCGACCCTCCTCATCGTGGGTAGCAAGGATCACCCCGTGATCGACATGAATCGAGCCGCCATGGCCCGGATGCGGGCCCCCGCGCAGCTCGAGATCGTGCCCGGCGCCTCCCACCTGTTCGAGGAGGCCGGGACGCTCGAGCAGGTGGCACGGCTCGCAGCCAGCTGGTTCACCCGGTTCCTTGCACAGAAGACCCACCGCGTCGCCTCGGCGCATCGCTGA
- a CDS encoding CBS domain-containing protein has translation MVTVGEFCNRRVVTIGKTDKVLEAARRMRAHHVGSLVVVDEVDGLKPIGIVTDRDIVVEVVALASAYLESIQVGDLVTEPLTTARENESLLDTIRRMRHAGIRRIPVVNEEGAILGIIAFDDLLGFLSDELSELSALVIREQNIEAHRRL, from the coding sequence ATGGTCACCGTCGGCGAGTTCTGTAATCGGCGCGTCGTCACCATTGGAAAGACGGACAAGGTGCTCGAAGCAGCGCGACGCATGCGAGCGCATCACGTCGGGAGCCTGGTGGTCGTCGACGAGGTGGACGGCCTGAAGCCCATCGGGATCGTCACCGATCGCGACATCGTCGTCGAGGTCGTCGCGCTGGCCAGCGCCTACCTGGAGTCGATCCAGGTGGGCGATCTCGTCACCGAGCCGCTGACCACCGCGCGAGAGAACGAGAGCCTCCTCGACACCATCCGGCGGATGCGCCACGCCGGGATCCGCCGCATCCCGGTGGTGAACGAGGAAGGCGCCATCCTGGGCATCATCGCATTCGACGATCTCCTCGGGTTCCTCTCGGACGAGCTCTCCGAGCTGTCGGCCCTCGTGATTCGAGAGCAGAACATCGAAGCGCATCGGCGCCTCTGA